aaaaaaaaaaaaataaaaaaatcttttttttttttcagttaaGAAAATGCAAACAACAAACACACaaacaccaccactaccacaaaGTATTGACGAGATTAAATCTAAATCTTATCATTCTAGTGAATTAGATATACTTGGATGTAAACATTATGCaagaaattgtaaaattaaagcAGCATGTTGTGGTAGAATTTATGTTTGTAGATTATGTCATGCTGATGATCCAGTAAATTTTAAACATGAAATAAACAGACATGCAACCAAAGAAGTTTTATGTATGTTTTGTCAAACATTACAACCAGTTAGTAAACAATGTATAAACAATGATTGTAATAAAGAATTTGCAAGATACTTTTGCGATGTTTGTAAATTCTATGATGATTCTCcaactaaaaaaatttatcattgTGATAAATGTGGTATTTGTAGAGTTGGTTCACGTGATGATTATATTCATTGTAAgtgtgttttaaaaaataaacatttatttatatttataatttaaaataattataataaccaattaataaattcataCTTATCTATTATAAAGGTGATAAATGTAATggttgtttaaataaaagtgGTTTTAATTCACATAAatgtattgaaaataaattttcaaattgtcCAATTTGTATGGAAGATTTATTTAGTAGTCGTGAACCATCAACACCATTTGATTGTGGACATATGATCCATAGTTCATGTTATaatgatttcattaaatCTGGTTCTTTTAAATGCCCAATTTGTAAAAagtattataatatttttattttattttatttatttcttttattttattatttattttatttattaactttCTATTTAAATAGATCTATAGGTAAAATGCATTGGAAACATACagataatataataaaaagaagtAAAATGCCTGAAATGTATAGTGGTAGTACTGTTTCAATTTTATGTAATGATTGCCAAGAGAAATGTGTTGATCAACCATTTCATTTCATTGGTACAAAATGTACCTCTTGTGGTAGTTATAATACAACAATCActtcaaaaaatataataattgatgAGACAAAAGATTCAAGTTTCACTGTTGTTGAAGATgctgaagaagatgaagaagatgaagaagaagaagatgaagaaggtGAAAGATTGGGTGAGGATGAAGAAGTTGTTGAAGGCGATAacgatgaagatgatgatgaagaagtcgttgaagaaaataataataataataataataataataataataataattaaagaaaataaataaataaaatcaaagattgtaaataaaagtttttttttttttttttttttttttatattttttttttttttttttttttttatttatatatcaaattcaataaatttattgtttGGAATCGAAACTGACTAAATCTGGGATATCATCAGTGTTGGCATTTTTAGCAGCGCTGAAAGCATCGGCcatctttttaatttggtTGAGGTTTTCGGCACCGAGTTGAGCAATAACGTGTGGGATTGAAGCCATTGGTTTGGTTTCGTTTTTACCAGAGATGACAAAAGTTTTGCTGGCAGTTTGGACTGATGGGTTTTTGAAGTGGATGATGTTACCGTCAGCTTTGAAGAAATTGGCTTCTTCGACTGCACCAATTGGTTTGACACCGAGGTTAGCTAATTTAACGTGGAGTTTTTTGTCATCAACAGAGGTGGTGCTCTTGTGGGTGACTTGTTGCTTTCTACGCATGGAACCTTTACCACCAGTACGTACTCTTTCTTCAGCTAATTTGTTTAATCTTGCAATTTCGGCGTCCATCTaattattcatatttttttaaaattatttaattaatatcattattattgggtcattttttttaaaaaataaaaaaataaaaaaataaaaaaaaaaaaaagagattcattatttttttgtatttataaattgattttattcgTGGTTGtttgttgtttattttgtattttttaaaaaaaaaaaaaaaaaaaaaaataataataataataattaaaaaaaaagaaaaataaattatttttataaaattgattaaaatcttatgattgattatttttagatttttttttttttttttttttttttttttttttttttttatttttatttttattatttttcttcctatttatttttagccTTGAAAACCATactattttatattaaattattagttaTTAAAGTATTGTGcgtagatttttttttttttttttttttttaaattttttttatttttttttttttattcatcgATACACATAAAAGATCTTTCCCCTAtgaccattttttttttatttctattttattttttgtttattaaaattgaaaataaaaatattataatattatttttgatatgATTATATTCGATTTATGAAAATATGTATATAATTCTAtgtatgaaaataatgataaaacaacaaaaaaaaaaaacgaaagagacgaagtaaaaaaaaaaaaataataagaaaataTACCTTTGTGTGAGTGTGTGAAttgtatataaaaaattggttttaaaattttttttttttttgaaaatgaaaaaaaaaaaatttacgacaaaaaaaaaaaaaataaaaaaataaaaaaaaaaataaaaattgaaatttttgaaagttcacttttttttttaactccATCATTTgatcaaataatcaaaaataaataaaaaaaaaacaaaaaaaaataatg
This region of Dictyostelium discoideum AX4 chromosome 3 chromosome, whole genome shotgun sequence genomic DNA includes:
- the nacB gene encoding nascent polypeptide-associated complex NAC domain-containing protein, with the protein product MDAEIARLNKLAEERVRTGGKGSMRRKQQVTHKSTTSVDDKKLHVKLANLGVKPIGAVEEANFFKADGNIIHFKNPSVQTASKTFVISGKNETKPMASIPHVIAQLGAENLNQIKKMADAFSAAKNANTDDIPDLVSFDSKQ